A single Lysinibacter sp. HNR DNA region contains:
- a CDS encoding ABC transporter substrate-binding protein has protein sequence MKISRFSLGAGALAAAGLLVLSGCATGGGTGSNGSIISVNGTEPQNPLIPTSTNEVGGGRIIDVLFAGLVYYDAEGTPHNEVAESIESDDATTYTIKINDNWTFTNGESVTAQSFVDAWNFGALSTNTQLNASWFSDIAGYDAVSATVNAPDGALDDEGEPVQVPAPTAETLSGLKVVSDTEFTVELSGPHSDFPLRLGYSAFFPLPQAAYKDMEAFGQNPIGNGPYKMSGEGAWNHNVGASVVVNEDYEGGRKPVNDGIDFTFYESLDAAYQDLQADNLDVLDTIPASALEVFQDDLNGRSVNKASALFQAFAIPQTVAHFAGEEGQLRRAALSHAINRDQITSVLFAETRTPAEDYSSPVVSGWSDSIPGNEVLEYNVDLAKQLWAQADAIAPWSGTFEIAYNADGGHQVWVDAVANNFKNNLGIEAQGRPYAQFSELRKDIVNRSISTAFRNGWQADYPAISNFLEPVFLPGGSGNDTDYNNPEFNAAIAAAAAEPDIKKSTEMYNAAQTILFQDLPSIPLWYQNATGGWSTAVENVEFGWNSVPLYHEITKG, from the coding sequence GTGAAAATTTCACGCTTTAGTCTGGGGGCTGGTGCTCTCGCGGCGGCCGGATTGCTGGTGCTTTCCGGTTGTGCCACCGGCGGGGGAACCGGTTCCAACGGCTCGATAATTTCGGTTAATGGAACAGAGCCGCAGAACCCCTTGATCCCCACCTCTACCAATGAGGTCGGTGGCGGGCGAATCATCGACGTGCTTTTTGCCGGTCTTGTTTACTACGATGCCGAAGGCACCCCGCACAACGAGGTAGCCGAGTCGATTGAGAGCGACGACGCCACCACGTACACCATCAAGATTAACGATAATTGGACCTTCACGAACGGGGAGTCCGTTACTGCCCAGTCTTTTGTTGACGCCTGGAACTTTGGTGCGCTGTCCACCAATACACAGCTGAACGCTTCCTGGTTCTCTGATATCGCGGGATACGATGCCGTGAGTGCAACCGTTAACGCTCCTGACGGCGCGCTTGACGATGAGGGTGAGCCGGTACAGGTACCCGCTCCCACGGCCGAGACCCTCTCAGGTCTCAAAGTGGTGAGCGACACCGAGTTTACGGTTGAGCTCAGCGGACCACACAGTGACTTCCCGCTGCGGCTGGGATATTCAGCATTCTTCCCGCTGCCCCAGGCTGCGTATAAAGACATGGAAGCCTTTGGTCAGAACCCCATCGGCAATGGTCCCTACAAGATGAGCGGCGAGGGCGCATGGAATCACAACGTGGGAGCTTCTGTTGTTGTAAACGAAGACTATGAGGGTGGGCGTAAGCCTGTAAACGATGGTATTGACTTCACATTCTACGAGTCGCTTGATGCCGCGTACCAAGACCTTCAGGCAGACAACCTCGATGTGCTCGACACGATTCCCGCCAGTGCCCTTGAGGTCTTCCAGGATGACCTCAACGGCCGTTCGGTCAATAAAGCGTCCGCACTTTTCCAGGCTTTTGCTATTCCCCAGACCGTAGCGCACTTTGCGGGTGAGGAGGGGCAATTGCGCCGTGCGGCTCTCTCCCACGCCATCAACCGTGATCAGATCACCAGCGTGCTCTTTGCGGAGACCCGCACCCCCGCCGAAGATTACTCCTCACCCGTTGTGAGCGGCTGGTCGGACAGCATTCCGGGCAACGAGGTACTTGAGTACAATGTGGACTTGGCCAAGCAGCTGTGGGCACAGGCCGACGCGATCGCCCCGTGGAGCGGCACTTTCGAAATTGCCTACAACGCGGATGGTGGTCACCAGGTTTGGGTTGATGCCGTCGCAAACAACTTCAAGAACAACCTGGGTATTGAGGCTCAGGGTAGGCCTTACGCTCAGTTCAGCGAGCTCCGCAAGGATATCGTGAATCGCAGCATCAGCACCGCTTTCCGTAACGGATGGCAGGCAGACTACCCCGCGATCTCAAACTTCCTGGAGCCGGTCTTCCTTCCCGGAGGATCAGGTAACGACACGGACTACAATAACCCCGAGTTCAACGCGGCCATCGCCGCGGCCGCGGCTGAGCCCGATATTAAAAAGTCCACAGAAATGTACAACGCGGCGCAGACCATCCTTTTCCAGGATCTGCCCTCGATCCCCCTCTGGTACCAGAATGCAACCGGAGGCTGGTCAACAGCGGTGGAGAACGTTGAGTTCGGCTGGAACTCGGTGCCTCTTTACCACGAGATCACCAAGGGATAA
- a CDS encoding CPBP family intramembrane glutamic endopeptidase, with the protein MPVTFDARESPGVGYAPLSPARIRWEILIVLMLSLGASAIYAILSIAHRLTREESLSEQTASLNQSLSDSPLFDLFYQVTGIFIGLAPVALVIFLLWQENKPHCARLGLAGRPRWSDAWGGLLLAAVIGVPGIALYLGARSLNLNVTVIPAPLDTFWWTIPVLVLAALKAALLEEIIVVGYLFARLRDLTWRPWSIILTSAILRGSYHLYQGFGGFVGNVAMGIVFGVCYQRYGRTRPLIVAHWILDIVSFVGYAWAISLFPDLFGV; encoded by the coding sequence ATGCCTGTTACATTCGACGCCCGAGAATCACCCGGGGTGGGGTACGCGCCTCTTTCACCCGCCCGCATTCGCTGGGAGATACTCATAGTGCTGATGCTCTCCCTCGGGGCATCCGCAATCTACGCAATCCTCTCAATAGCTCATCGGCTCACCCGGGAGGAGTCCCTCTCCGAGCAGACAGCCTCCCTCAACCAGTCGCTCTCCGACAGCCCCCTCTTCGACCTCTTCTACCAGGTAACGGGAATTTTTATTGGGCTGGCCCCCGTCGCGCTTGTGATCTTCCTTCTCTGGCAGGAAAACAAACCGCACTGCGCGCGATTGGGCCTGGCGGGCAGACCTCGCTGGTCGGATGCCTGGGGAGGCCTGCTTCTCGCCGCCGTTATCGGTGTACCGGGAATTGCCCTGTACCTGGGGGCCCGATCGCTCAATCTGAACGTGACGGTTATTCCCGCTCCCCTAGATACTTTCTGGTGGACAATTCCCGTGCTAGTCTTGGCCGCTCTGAAGGCTGCTCTCCTCGAAGAAATTATCGTGGTGGGGTATCTTTTTGCCCGGCTCCGCGACCTAACCTGGCGACCCTGGAGCATCATCCTGACAAGCGCCATTCTCCGGGGGAGCTATCACCTATATCAGGGATTTGGGGGGTTTGTGGGCAACGTCGCCATGGGTATTGTGTTTGGGGTGTGTTACCAGCGTTACGGGCGCACCCGGCCGCTCATTGTCGCGCATTGGATACTCGATATTGTGAGTTTTGTAGGGTATGCGTGGGCGATATCGCTGTTCCCAGACCTTTTTGGCGTGTGA
- a CDS encoding aminotransferase, translated as MTPETPAPNTTHGGLPRPRVTEPQVHDFARSLFGIEGTVRELGSQQDRNFLLTAKDGEKYLIKISNSAFSRDEIESQNAVMLHLGDGGINTPRPIPSLEGKDISAVSLEGTPHSLRLLSFVEGSPLIDSDYLAPDVIRDFGSLVGTVSKQLATLQHPGLDRALQWDLRHAEEVVSSLLPCVVDRDKRTLVEDALLRAQRLLSKVTPFLPVQAVHGDLTDDNVVSALSPSGQPRITGIIDFGDASYGWRVAELAVACTAVFHHEPTNPLAIMPLIEEFHSRAPLSEAEISALWPLIVLRGAVLVVSGEQQVAIDPHNEYAREALEREWTIFHTPAQYDWDVAEAALRRALGFPLGSSDGAFASEGTAPHSILPTLEGSKPAIIDLSYSSAEYLTGSWLNAEDEEKRIINAHLALSQAVITRYGEARLTRATPLSENEPHSVSTAMEIYLRDPAPVESPFNGTVSFVGEGSLSIDDGEHTVALSGIRPLRGLKVGAPIERGMPLGVSTRSLTVWLLTQSQDGDRHTTAEPSALARFVKMSEFAGWSAVYQDPATLVGEDLFPAEKRVQPTDPVEELAQRASAYSPLQSHYYAAPPQIERGWKEHLIDTAGRHYLDMVNNVTILGHGHPVVAEVAADQWRRLNTNSRFHYAAVTQLSRKLLDKMPDSFDTVLLVNSGSEAVDLALRLSKAYTSREHVLCVHESYHGWSLASDAVSTSTSDNPRAGETRPDWVHVLDAPNSYRGIYRGEGAGERYAADAVRTIQMLASRGTPVGTYIAEPRNGNAGGIPQPPGYLATVYDAIRGCGGVVISDEVQVGYGRLGTYFWGFEEHGVVPDIVTVAKAMGNGHPLGAVITRREIADALSNQGTFFSSSGGSTLSSRIGLAVLDVIENESLQENARVVGAYLLEELHKLANRHPMIGKIHGSGLYLGVELIRDGTTLEPATQETPLICNRMRDLGVIVQPTGDRGNVLKVKPPLCFTRTSAQFFVDTLDRVLTAGW; from the coding sequence ATGACACCAGAGACCCCGGCCCCCAACACTACCCACGGTGGGCTTCCCCGTCCCCGAGTTACTGAACCTCAGGTTCATGATTTTGCACGGAGCCTTTTTGGGATAGAGGGAACCGTGCGGGAGCTGGGCAGCCAGCAGGACCGTAACTTTCTGCTCACCGCAAAAGACGGAGAGAAATACCTGATCAAAATCAGCAACTCTGCTTTCTCTCGCGATGAGATTGAGTCACAAAACGCGGTGATGCTGCATCTTGGTGACGGTGGAATCAACACCCCTCGCCCAATCCCCTCGCTCGAGGGAAAAGATATTTCCGCGGTCTCCCTCGAGGGCACCCCTCACTCACTCAGGCTCCTCAGCTTTGTCGAGGGTTCTCCCCTGATCGACAGTGACTACCTGGCACCCGATGTGATACGTGATTTTGGTTCCCTCGTGGGAACGGTGAGCAAGCAGCTTGCCACGTTACAGCATCCGGGGCTCGATCGGGCGCTGCAGTGGGATCTACGTCACGCCGAAGAGGTCGTATCCTCGCTACTGCCCTGTGTTGTCGACCGAGATAAGAGGACCCTAGTCGAAGACGCACTGCTCCGTGCGCAGCGACTCCTCTCCAAGGTAACTCCGTTTTTACCCGTTCAGGCTGTGCACGGGGATCTCACCGACGATAATGTCGTATCCGCGCTCTCGCCCTCAGGACAGCCTCGCATCACGGGAATCATCGATTTTGGTGATGCCTCTTACGGTTGGCGCGTGGCAGAACTTGCTGTTGCCTGCACCGCGGTCTTTCATCACGAACCCACAAACCCCCTGGCAATCATGCCTCTCATCGAGGAATTCCACAGCCGGGCTCCGCTTTCAGAGGCGGAGATCAGCGCGCTCTGGCCGCTCATCGTGCTGCGCGGTGCGGTTCTTGTGGTCAGCGGTGAGCAGCAGGTTGCGATTGACCCACACAACGAGTATGCGCGTGAGGCACTGGAACGGGAATGGACAATATTTCACACTCCAGCGCAATACGACTGGGATGTGGCCGAGGCTGCGCTGCGCCGGGCGCTGGGGTTCCCCCTCGGTTCCAGCGACGGAGCATTCGCCTCCGAGGGCACAGCACCGCACAGTATCCTGCCAACGCTTGAGGGCAGCAAGCCCGCCATAATCGACCTTTCCTACAGCAGCGCAGAATATCTCACGGGTTCCTGGTTAAACGCCGAGGACGAGGAAAAGCGCATTATCAATGCACACCTCGCTCTGTCGCAGGCGGTGATCACCCGCTACGGTGAGGCACGCCTCACCCGGGCTACTCCCCTGAGTGAAAACGAACCCCACAGTGTCTCCACTGCTATGGAGATTTATCTACGAGATCCCGCCCCCGTCGAGTCACCCTTTAACGGCACCGTGAGCTTTGTTGGTGAGGGGTCGCTCAGTATAGACGACGGGGAGCATACGGTAGCGCTCTCCGGCATCCGCCCCCTTCGCGGGTTAAAGGTGGGAGCACCAATCGAGAGAGGCATGCCCCTCGGCGTAAGCACACGATCCCTCACGGTGTGGTTGCTCACGCAATCACAAGACGGGGATCGCCACACCACGGCGGAACCATCCGCACTCGCCCGTTTTGTCAAAATGTCTGAGTTTGCCGGGTGGTCGGCCGTGTATCAGGATCCCGCCACCCTGGTTGGGGAGGATCTTTTCCCCGCAGAAAAACGTGTACAACCCACAGACCCGGTGGAAGAACTCGCACAGCGGGCCAGTGCGTATTCGCCACTCCAGAGCCACTACTACGCCGCTCCTCCACAGATTGAGCGGGGGTGGAAGGAACACCTCATCGACACTGCGGGTCGCCACTACCTTGACATGGTAAACAACGTAACAATACTCGGACACGGACATCCGGTAGTCGCCGAAGTCGCCGCCGACCAGTGGCGCAGACTCAATACAAACTCTCGATTCCACTACGCGGCCGTGACACAGCTCAGCCGCAAACTACTGGATAAAATGCCGGATTCTTTTGATACCGTGCTACTTGTTAATAGCGGTTCAGAGGCCGTTGACCTGGCGCTTCGCCTCTCAAAGGCCTATACCTCTCGAGAACACGTCCTGTGTGTACACGAGTCGTATCACGGCTGGTCACTCGCCTCTGACGCGGTTTCCACGTCAACTTCGGACAACCCCCGAGCCGGAGAGACTCGTCCAGACTGGGTGCACGTGCTCGATGCACCGAATAGCTACCGGGGAATCTACCGCGGCGAGGGCGCTGGGGAGCGCTATGCGGCAGACGCGGTGAGGACTATCCAGATGCTTGCCTCGCGGGGCACACCCGTCGGCACCTACATTGCGGAACCGAGAAACGGTAACGCCGGAGGCATCCCCCAGCCTCCGGGGTACTTGGCAACCGTCTACGACGCGATTCGCGGTTGCGGGGGCGTTGTCATCTCGGACGAGGTTCAGGTAGGTTACGGTCGACTCGGCACATATTTCTGGGGCTTTGAAGAGCACGGGGTTGTTCCCGACATTGTCACGGTTGCTAAGGCGATGGGGAACGGGCACCCTCTAGGCGCGGTTATCACCCGGCGAGAGATTGCCGATGCCCTCTCGAACCAGGGCACCTTCTTCTCCTCATCGGGTGGAAGTACCCTGAGTTCTCGCATAGGTTTGGCTGTGCTTGACGTGATAGAGAACGAATCCCTTCAGGAAAACGCACGGGTAGTTGGCGCTTATCTCCTTGAGGAGCTTCATAAGCTGGCCAACCGCCACCCCATGATTGGCAAGATTCACGGCAGTGGGCTCTACCTGGGAGTTGAGCTTATTCGTGACGGGACAACCCTTGAGCCTGCGACGCAGGAAACCCCCCTCATTTGCAACCGGATGCGGGATCTGGGTGTGATCGTTCAGCCCACCGGTGACCGCGGTAACGTGCTCAAGGTTAAGCCCCCGCTGTGCTTTACCCGGACGAGCGCTCAATTTTTTGTGGATACCCTCGACCGGGTGCTCACGGCTGGCTGGTAG